A genomic stretch from Triplophysa dalaica isolate WHDGS20190420 chromosome 4, ASM1584641v1, whole genome shotgun sequence includes:
- the LOC130419781 gene encoding uncharacterized protein LOC130419781, with protein MSQSSNEDSALPGTSATGQNVNPDEYDVHEQIQELSRKHAETVAAIAGLNREPSRSYIYVPRERHIQSFSGEFSKDGRNVDEFIEEVERVLLVRNQTPEDQADFVLSLLKGAALEEVRLRRGAQPQGTEDLFTYLRDAFGEKRSLAQLLQSFYTRKQLEGEDLRMYSHSLSQILNSVVKQSPDAIANVNSAIRDQFVEGVKDASLRRELRKFVRDKPQATLIEDNDFLQGRVWPGGKNAIFLLCCKICVWPFKRFLSYSRDKVR; from the exons ATGTCACAGTCTAGCAATGAAGATTCCGCCTTACCGGGTACTTCTGCTACTGGACAGAATGTAAATCCTGATGAGTATGATGTTCATGAACAAATCCAAGAATTGAGTAGAAAACATGCTGAAACCGTAGCAGCGATAGCGGGCCTAAATCGAGAGCCCAGTAGGTCCTATATCTACGTGCCGAGGGAAAGACACATTCAGTCTTTTAGTGGGGAATTCAGCAAAGACGGTAGAAATGTGGATGAGTTCATTGAAGAGGTAGAAAGAGTGTTGCTTGTTAGAAACCAGACTCCTGAAGATCAAGCAGACTTCGTTCTTTCTTTGTTAAAGGGTGCCGCTTTGGAGGAGGTTAGGTTAAGAAGGGGGGCTCAACCTCAGGGAACAGAGGATCTTTTTACTTACCTCAGAGATGCTTTTGGGGAGAAGCGTAGTCTTGCACAGCTACTGCAGAGTTTCTATACTCGTAAGCAATTAGAAGGTGAAGACCTGCGTATGTACTCTCACTCTTTGTCACAGATCTTGAACTCAGTCGTGAAGCAGTCCCCAGATGCCATTGCAAATGTGAATTCTGCCATTAGAGATCAGTTTGTAGAGGGGGTTAAAGATGCATCTCTTAGAAGGGAACTTCGTAAATTTGTGAGGGATAAGCCCCAAGCAACCTTGATTGAG GACAATGACTTTCTGCAGGGGAGAGTGTGGCCTGGgggtaaaaatgcaatttttctgttgtgttgtaaaatttgTGTATGGCCCTTTAAGAGATTTCTCTCCTATTCACGTGATAAGGTGCGCTGA